TCAAGATTTATATCGAACAACGGGCCACTAGCCATCTAAAAAAAATATATAGTTGAAAAACAATTAGTTATGAGAGATGTGGTTATGTTTTCTTCTGTAAATCATATTCACCCTGTGACTTAATTTCTACATATTGCGAAAGCGAAATGTCATGATAGGCGGATTTATTTACAATAGGTAGAGCTATCGCCTATGTTTAAATGTCTGCATAAGATTTGTTACTGTACCTGTCAGGTATTCTGAAATCCTTCATTTAAAATTGATTTAAAATGAAACCCACTACACAAGCTAACACTCATCTTGAAGATCCAAGGTCCAAATTTCCTAAGCCTCCCTTTGAAGGTCAATCACAAGGATGGCCGGGGCTGGCTGGTAAAATGAATCCGAAACCTGATCACGGAGAAAAAAGCTATAAGGGTTCGGGAAGGTTAATAGGAAGAAAAGCACTGATAACAGGTGGGGATTCGGGAATGGGCCGTGCAGCCGCCATTGCTTATGCGCGGGAAGGTGCAGACGTAGCAATTAACTATTATCCGACAGAAGAGCCGGATGCAAAAGAAGTGATAGCATTAATCGCAGCAGAGGGACGCAAGGCTATAGCTATACCGGGGGATCTAAGAGAAGAAGCATTTTGCAAATCACTGGTTAATGAAGCACTTCAGGCACTGGGTGGGCTGGATATCATCGTAAATAATGCGGGCCGTCAACAAGCCAGTGATTCTATTTTGGATATCTCCGCAGAGGAATTTGATGCAACCATGAAGACAAATATATATGCCCCCTTCTGGATTTTAAAAGCAGCGTTACCTCATCTGCAGCGGGGGTCTGCTATTATTGCCACTACTTCAGAACAGGCTTACGACCCTTCACCAGATCTATATGATTATGCTCAAACAAAGGCCGCCACGATGAGTTATGTAAAATCTCTTGCAAAGCAATTAGGTTCCAAAGGGATTAGGGTAAATGGCGTTGCACCAGGTCCAATATGGACACCATTACAAGTCAGTGGCGGGGCTTCGCAGGAGAAATTGAAAAAATTTGGTGAAAAAACGCCATTGGGTCGGCCTGGACAACCAGCTGAGCTAGCTTCTATTTATGTTCAACTGGCAGCCAATGATGGCAGCTTTGCTACAGGGCAAATATATGGAGCCGCCGGTGGCAGTGGTCAGCCATAAAAAAAGAAAAAAATTAATGGGATTACCTGGAAAGGCAATCCCTACATTCAATGAGGAGTCTGTTTTCCCAGATTTACCCTTTGGCTTAGCATAATTAGATCCGGACTCAGCTATTATCGTTCGCGGCATAGAATTTTTATACAATCGATCAGATCTATATTGTTATGAAAAATGAAATTTTCCCTGTGGTAATTGAAACCCCCAAAGGAAGTACAGAAAAGTATGATTTTGACAAGAAAGCAGGATATTATAAATTAAGTAAAATATTACCTGCCGGAATGATTTTTCCTTATGATTTCGGTTTTATTCCACGAACGAAGGGCCAGGACGGTGATCCATTGGATATGATCGTAATTTCGGAATTTAAAAGTTTCCCTGGCTGCATGATGGACTGCAGATTACTTGGAGCGATTAAAGCTGAGCAAGGCCGTTCAGGTGATAAACTTATTAGAAATGATAGATATCTATCTATACCAGTATATTCCAGGAATTTCAGAAAACTCAACGCTATTGAAGAAATTAGTAAATCAATGATTACGGAATTAGAAGATTTCTTTATTAATTATAATAAAGCAGAAGGGAAAATTTTCAAGATCCTTGGCACTTTAGATAGGAATAGTGCCATCAAACAAATTAAATTCAAATAATGAATACTGTTGACATACTGTTTGGGCACGGAGAACATTTGACCATATTGCAAATGTCCTGTCGTGCATTCATTATGTTTTTCATAACGCTGGCCCTCATCCGATTGGGGGGAATGAGGATCTTTGGTAAAAAGTCCTCCTTTGATACGATCATTGTAATAATGATGGGCGCCATACTTGCAAGAGGTGTTATTGGTGCTTCTCCTTTCTTTGCTACAGTTGCGGCTTCCGTTGTAATGGTCGTCATTGACAGGATACTTGCCTGGCTGTCAATGAAATCATATAAAGTCGCATGTATCATAAAAGGGGAACCAATTTTGCTTTATGAAAATGATAAAATTATCTGGGAGAATATGAAGTTGACATCTTTAAGTAAGGAAGACTTATTAGAAAGCCTTCGGCTGGAGACTAATGAAAGTTCCCTTGAATTTATTGAGTGTGCCCGCATGGAAACTAATGGTCGGATAAGTTTTGTTTTGAAGAAATCGCGAAGTATTGAAGCTTTACCTTGATTTTACATTAGCTTATATTCTGTCTTTGCTTTCCCCATAATTTATTCTGTATAACTCCATTTTTCAGGCTACGAACTACCGGATTTTAAAAGGGCTTTAATCAGGTCCCAGTATATCCTCGGGCAAATATGTAAATCGGAAGCTAAGACAGACTTGTCGCATATCCAGCAGAGTTGCTCCCACGTTAGATATTCCGTTTCCTTCCGTTTGAAATTGACAGAAAAATAACTAAGGGCATCCTTTTCGAACCAGCCGTTTTTCCCTGCCCACTTCACCATCTTTTTAACCCTTTCCATGTGCTTCATAGCGCCATTCTTATTACAAGGATCATTCGGCTTAATTGGATTTTGAAGTATGTAGGTATATAGGCCATCAATGAAATTAAAATTAAGGTGGCGAAGGGGGATATCGCCAGCAGCGTATTTCCATTTACAATACCTTTCTACATAGCCGTTTGTAGCCCATAGTTTTTGATGCTTCCTTTCTTAATTTCTGTTTTGAACTTATCATAAGTGATTTTGCAGAGCTGGAGCATGGTGACTTTCTGTATGTCTGGTCCAATGCCGAGGTAACAATTTTTGATATTCTCCGCTGTCAGCACACCTTCTTTCAATTCGAGATCCTGGAAGATGGCCGTTAATTTGGATTTTACTTTTTCCAGGTGGGTGGCAAATTCTTTTAACTCTTTGGTGGAGAGAATAGGCCAACCCTTACCATCGTCCCAATTCTCAATCCGGAAGCTGCCTTTAATTGTTAATTCTCTTTCAGCGGAATTATTACAAGAGATTCTGGCAAATACGGAATAGTCTTTCCGTCTGTTTTTGTTCTGGTGTATAGCGAAGCGTACGCCGAAAGTGTTGTTACTTCTCATTTCTTCTTCATTTAAATGGACAAATCTTGTTCTCTGATTCGCGGCTCACAAGCCCAAAAAATGAGTAGAAACAAAGCCATTGATATCATTTGAAATAAGATGATATCCTTTGTAATAATTTGAAATACAAATCAATACATATGACGAGGAATCTACGTTGAGTAGATAAAGTTACTCACTGACCTACTCACCGGATTACTCTGCTGACAACTTGAAATTCGATGATATAAATTGATATGGGCAAAAATGAAAAAGCCCGCAGATACAATATCTGCGGGCTTTTCGGCATATCGCGTAACAAAGCGTTACAATGATTTTAGCCTTTTAGTCGGGACGACTAGATTCGAACTAGCGACCCCTTGCACCCCATTATAGCACTCGTTTAAGTATTTAAATCCGCTGAATCTATGCGTAGATAAAGGTTTGGCTTGATTCTATAACTAACCTTTTTATATCCCTGTGGTAAGACCTGACCCATAACGTGACCCAAAAGTGAATAATATTGATTCTATAGTAGAAAAAGCCCCCTATGGAGTAACCCTACTTTATAGGAAACCTGGCCATAAAGGCGGTAATTTCAGCTACAACTGCCTTTGCAATCTTAAAAATGGCAGTTTCTTCTGCATTACTAATCGCTGGTATGGTTCTATTTCCCTGCTTTTTATCCTTAGCCTTCATTTTCCTATAAAAGGTGGGAACGCTGAAATTACATTCTTCGGATACCATTTCCCTGAAATTAAGGGCCAATTTGGAAAATGCTGAATGTATTTCAAAAAACACATTCCCTGTTGATTTGCTATTCATAATTTTATTTTTTAATATATTACTGTGGTTTACATACCGGGAGGTACTTTGTGGTTAAAACGAGTGAATAATTCATGCCCAATGCCATGGATACCCTCAATAAAGTCGTCTATTAGCTTGTAAACAGTCAATAATTCTGCTCTACTGGAACTTTGCATATCATCAGTTGTTTGACTTGCAATAGCATTATAGATGATGGCCCATAGCACTTCTTTGATGCTGGATAAGTCATAAGTATCAAAAAGATCAAAGACTTTCTCTAAATGCTCCTTTGTACTTTGGCTTTCATGTTTCATCGCTGCTGTTTAAGAAATTACCGGATTTATCGATTTCCTCTATTAATTCCAGCAGTACTTCATCTTTGCTACAATGATCTTCCAGGAGGGATGAAACACCCCACCAGTTACAACCAAAGGACCTAAATACTACTTCTCCCATACTGATCAATGTATCAGATAACCAGTGTGGGATCAAATACCAGTCAAATATTTCCCTTTCCCTGCTTTTGGCTCCCTCTAATTTTTCAAGATCAGATACCAAGTCTGCTCTCTGGCTCATTAGTACTCTGGAATCGAACTCCAAGAGATTTTCCTTCAGTTTTACGTTGATGCCTTTTAGGCAATTCTGTATTTCAGCTATTTTATCGGTAAGAACCTCGTCAGTAGCTGTCAGGTAGCCATCAGACAAGGATAAATTGTATTTTACCCTGTTGTAGATATGATTGAAGTAGTCGAGATGCCTGTCCTCTTTTATTAAAGTATTGATTAAATGTGTCTGGTCTATCAGGATAGCTTTACTTAAAAATTCCTGATATTTTATTATTCGCTTATTTCCCATGTTTAGTGATTTTAGGTATTCCTTCACGGGGGATGATTTAGAACTGCATCAGAATATGAAAATGCTTATGTGTGAAAGGTTTACCGTTGATAATGTATATTAACAGGTCTTGAATGGTAGCCTGTACTTCCTGTACTATCATTTTGGTGCGTGGGGGTATACTCCCTACTTGTACGATAGTTACAACCCCAAAGGGACAGTATAATCGCCGGAGATACCCTTGTCTGTTAATTACGAGTATGCTGCTTTCTGACCGCATGTACAACAATTGAAGATTTATTGTTAATGATGAATATGGGATGTCTGAGCAGGTATAAAAGCAAAAAGGCCGGATTAGATAATCCAGCCTGCTCATTACCCCAATGTTTACTAAAACTAGTTTAGAAACCAGTTGCCTTTCTTGCTGTCCAATCCTGTTTTGATCTGGTTTACAAATTGTAGGGCGTTAACTGATCTGTCCAGAAAATTGTCAATGTAGGTGCTTTTATTAGCCTCCGTGAAGAGGTTATACAGCCTCCAAAGATTGATGTTTCCGTTACTGTCTCTACAGAAACTTTCATCCTTGTAGTAATCCTTTACTACAGCTCCAATCTGATTATCTCCAAATAGGAGAGGTGGCATCTCTGCTTTTATGTCTGTTGGGAGATGATTATACATTCTGGCTTTACCTACCAACTTTGCGAACTGCTGTTCCGTCAAAAAGTAATTGGTTAAATCCTTCATGGTGGCTAGATGACTGGCAGATTGATAGCTACTGAACAGATTGTAAATAGCCGTATAAAGCTGATGCTGGTTTTTTACTTTAAGGTCACCTACATAGCCATCAGACCATACGCACATATTTGTACATACTTTATTCTGAAAGCCTATAAACACTTTAAAATGTTCATCGGCACCTTTCTTTGTAGAAAGGTTATCCAGGTTATAAGCCTTTACACCACCTACAGTTAACGAAAGCTGATTTCCTCCGATGTAATCTGAAATGGATGGTATTTCAATTATAAAAGCCATCCTTTCATAGTAAAGGGTCTTTTCATGCTCTAGTAGTTGATTTACGGGCTTATCTCTCGCTGAGGGAACTCTTCCTTTAATTGGATGGGATAGCCTAGTGTTGGGCTTTAAAACCAGCTCTTTACTGAATAGTTGATCAACAACATTTACCGCCGTCTCTATGAAATTTGCATGACTGATAACCTGCTCATTGTCTTTTGTGAAAACTGGAATAATGTGTGATTCCTTGATCTCCTTTAGTTTGGCTGGTATTGTGTTGGCCTCAATAAATGGCCTGCTTTCTGAAATAGGTACTTCTTCTGACTCAAAAGCCAGATACTCGCGTACAAGTTCCATGATATTGGGATTTTATTGGTT
The Chitinophaga sp. MM2321 DNA segment above includes these coding regions:
- a CDS encoding SDR family oxidoreductase yields the protein MKPTTQANTHLEDPRSKFPKPPFEGQSQGWPGLAGKMNPKPDHGEKSYKGSGRLIGRKALITGGDSGMGRAAAIAYAREGADVAINYYPTEEPDAKEVIALIAAEGRKAIAIPGDLREEAFCKSLVNEALQALGGLDIIVNNAGRQQASDSILDISAEEFDATMKTNIYAPFWILKAALPHLQRGSAIIATTSEQAYDPSPDLYDYAQTKAATMSYVKSLAKQLGSKGIRVNGVAPGPIWTPLQVSGGASQEKLKKFGEKTPLGRPGQPAELASIYVQLAANDGSFATGQIYGAAGGSGQP
- a CDS encoding YetF domain-containing protein; its protein translation is MNTVDILFGHGEHLTILQMSCRAFIMFFITLALIRLGGMRIFGKKSSFDTIIVIMMGAILARGVIGASPFFATVAASVVMVVIDRILAWLSMKSYKVACIIKGEPILLYENDKIIWENMKLTSLSKEDLLESLRLETNESSLEFIECARMETNGRISFVLKKSRSIEALP
- a CDS encoding inorganic diphosphatase, coding for MKNEIFPVVIETPKGSTEKYDFDKKAGYYKLSKILPAGMIFPYDFGFIPRTKGQDGDPLDMIVISEFKSFPGCMMDCRLLGAIKAEQGRSGDKLIRNDRYLSIPVYSRNFRKLNAIEEISKSMITELEDFFINYNKAEGKIFKILGTLDRNSAIKQIKFK
- a CDS encoding DUF3871 family protein, whose amino-acid sequence is MELVREYLAFESEEVPISESRPFIEANTIPAKLKEIKESHIIPVFTKDNEQVISHANFIETAVNVVDQLFSKELVLKPNTRLSHPIKGRVPSARDKPVNQLLEHEKTLYYERMAFIIEIPSISDYIGGNQLSLTVGGVKAYNLDNLSTKKGADEHFKVFIGFQNKVCTNMCVWSDGYVGDLKVKNQHQLYTAIYNLFSSYQSASHLATMKDLTNYFLTEQQFAKLVGKARMYNHLPTDIKAEMPPLLFGDNQIGAVVKDYYKDESFCRDSNGNINLWRLYNLFTEANKSTYIDNFLDRSVNALQFVNQIKTGLDSKKGNWFLN